The DNA segment gacgctgttgcaaacagtttcatgatggcatatacttgctgtcttatcttaacattggacacaggaatggaaaaatcccactaagcacaacctcccctaactaaactgttcagagtttaaacagtagtcattattaatattgcgTCCACTGCtatgtgtctaatctgagctcgatgtggcatccacatatcttctgcaatctgtgatctggtaggtctTAAACATAGGTGATAGTGCTTCTGAAAGTACATgcttctctcacttagagacctgctttccatgcttggtttatgtgcttgctccttttctccaatgcataatgactcttttgatgttgtgtagtgagcccccctttgatggcttggagtttgtctagtgtcctcagaataaaaaaaaaggtggctacttctctgaacatcaacatttttttttaagagttacttgcaccaccccataggACATTACAGCAAGGagttaaaaatgttgaaaaagaaaatagtCTACTCATTGAAACCATGGAAGAAAGCACCATTGGATAATGtatgaacagtacttgacactaagctgttctactctaggataggtaaaaaacagaagaatggaaaacatcatcctttaaggaaagctcttttacctttaaatgcttcaatatgtaattaagttgttggttgagtatatttctcacagtttacagcagttttagcaagtaaatattgtagaaagatttttATCCAAGATTTTTCCCGTGgtcgttctgctgctgtttctattACAGTTTACgtttgctctgtcattctgagttagtctttaatttcccggtggaaatcaagcaacactgttgtgaattttttcaatttacttataagtggtcatgtatgcaagccccaacaaacacatccataCTCAAGTATTGGTCAGAgttgactatcagctgtattctgaaatcactttgcaaatgaccgaatctctactgtaataaacccggaactgatggctgcctcgttccaaatgtaattcacatgcttaatccaaggcctgagataaaaagcactgctatacataaatttcttgcttgttctcaaagtaatatgattaactctgtacctatcgaagtgattacaacactttcttgtaaaggtgatgtgaacagtttgcaaagcttttagcaaagtaggtgaatcatacacaatttgtgaattacactgggGGAATGTCATAaggaccaaataccttggcctaattaacatcttggaataatataccaatcccgttaactcaaaatctgacctCCAGCATGCGGTCTAGCTTAGCAGGTGGTGTGAAGCTAACAGTATGTGAGCAAGACGGCATACAGATGACAAATAAcctctgcaaagttttgtttgacatacattattgtttattcaaaaactagtgcagttatgaggtaaataaattagtagaggaggaggccccAAGTAGAAACTGTCGGGGGACCTCCTGTTGttaattgtatatatgacgcatattaaacatatggtagatagcaactacatatcggaaagcaggtgcagcaggaattaacaatcacaacaaaaaatttgattaagcatgctcaattttacaaactcattaaggaacatggcaaaaagagaacacaatactatacaaaagcactcaagcaataaaagccatacacaataaatacagggttcattggcatggcaaatgaaggtaattaaaaagtacacacATTTTTAAACCTTTTATGGAATAatgcttctgtactagatgatgtgatgaatgttagtagagagttgcagacagtgattgctgagaataatgaataaaaacgaaaTAAACTCTAGAATATCATCACTTTTCAAGCCACGTATAGAGCTGTTgtctgcaccaaaaaaaaaaaatcggtcgtAGTGTACAGTATATCGTGCagactgtaaaaccatgtgcatgtgggtgaaagtggaaactttgttgaaaggttgaaacaacaccagtatgatgttgcaaacaagaaagcttcgtcaaatgcactcgccaAAAATTCTTaaagcaagcagcatcatatagattgagcaacgcgtgcattttgaaaacagaaaagaatctccagagcCGTCTATATCTACAATCCTTAAGGattcagacaaccaaacacactcttaatcgcactgacggggcacttcctagtgcatacgcccgctgcctaAGGCACATTTttaagcttaaatagccagcctttcacgtctgtacctgtttgtgaacaaggctcccgtgtgggagccgaaacgtcatttaagagttcattttattttggtcggtgttctgccttcttcATGTATACCCCGAACCAGACGGGTTTCTGTCTAACCCTCGACTTCATCAACTTACGCCGGTCGTATGGCCAAAGAGCAATCACCGAAATCTGTCGATTTACTTCCGTGACTACTCGAGTGGCATCATTCAAAGGGCACTTGACCTTCAACATGACATGCAAGACACTTGGCCTCATTCCTCGGCCCCTCCGCCTCAACAGGCCCGTTGCAGCAAGTTTCGGCTACAGCATTGTCGCCAAGGCTGAACGACTTCTACTACAGGCAAGAATTTTGGATTGCAAACAAACGATTAGGAAACTAGAAACCAAAGCTTTCTTTGCACGGTGCCGGCTAGAGCACCAGTACTCGGCAGTATTCCCAAGCGTGCAGCTACATGCCAATTTTCAGGCCAAATTATCTGCTGCCAGAGCAGAACAGTCCCACGAAAACAAACTCAACAGGCTCACACATCAGGATAGGCCTGCACGCACCAACGTCACTTTGTCAACAGTCCACAACCTGTCCGCTTATAAGCCTGATCCTGCTCAAATGTCTGCACTCAACCTGGGCCTAAACTTCAATGTGGCACTGGCCCCAGACCGCAGAAAATATTGTATGCACGGTGGAGAACGCAATCAGCAAGGTGGAACCTTCCCGCCACGAAGAAGCACGTACTCGTGCACTCGGCGTTTCGAGGCTGCAAACGCTTCAGGCCTCCTCGACACTCTTCAGTTCAGTGCAGTGCCATCAAGCAACTCCACGCTAATGCCAGTTTGGTCATTCTACCAGCTGACAAAGGAAATGCCACTGTTCTCGACAAGGTCTACTACTGTGCCAAAATGCTGGCCCTGCTGAATGACCAGAGCACTTACGTGTCTCAAGGAGGATCCAATGCCAAAGATACAGACACAGTTGCAAAAGCTTCTGTCGGACGTCTTTCGCTTTCTGCCACCCCAACATAAGTCTCTCTACTTAGCTCTACTATGTCACAATGACTCAGCACCGGCGTACTATGGCCTTCCTAAGGTACACAAAACCGATGTTCCAATGAGGCCTATCGCAGATTTTACCCATTCACCCCTCTACAAGCTCTCCGGCTTCCTGCACCGCATACTGGCTCTGCTCATTGGAAGAACCCCCACCAATGTGCCTCATTCTGCTGACTTTATATAAAAAGTTCGAAACGTGCATCTTGAGGACTGTGACATGATGGTCTCTTTTGATGTCAAGTCGCTCTTCACGAGTGTTCCAACTGACTTAGCAGTCGAGGTTTGCGCGGCGGCCCTGGAATCTGATGCTACTTCGCCTGGCAGGTCGCCAATCGATGTGCCAGATCTCAGGCGACTCCTGCGTTTCTGCCTGAGTAACACATATTTTACTTTCGACCAGGTGTTTTACAAACAGGTTCACGGCGCAGCCATGGGTGCTTCAGTTTCTGTTACCGCTGCAAACCTAACAATGGAATAGCTGGAAAGCCGCACACTAGATTCATTCAGCCCACAGCCAAAGAtttttgtgcagtacattgatgATTGCTTTGCTATTATCAACAAGGATGTTTTACTTTATTTTGCAGCAAATCTGAACAGCATCGAAAGAGTCGTCCAGTTCACAGTTGAAAAAGAAGAGGATGGACAGCTTCCGTTTTTGGATGTCTTAGTGAAACGAAGCCAATCCATGCTCTCATTCAAAGTGTACAGGGAGAGCACTCATACTGGCTGCTATCTTCACTTTCACTCCCTTCACCCAGCCTCTCACAAAAGATCAGTGGTTGCCTCGCTTTTTCATCGAGCATACCGGATCTGCACAGAGCCAGAGGATGTGAAAGCCGACCATCGAAGTGTTCGCAAGGACTTCTCCGAATGTGGCTACCCGTTGCCTTTCGTCAACGCTGTGGAACGCAAACTGCTGCAACCCCCACGATCTGACAGTAGCCCAGCCGCCAAAAAATGTGCACCTGTGCCATACATGCCCGGGATCAACGAAGCCTTGGCACGCATCTTGCGATCTTATGACTCTGAGGTGTCACACGTGCCGGCAAAAAAGTTGCGGCAAGCCCTCGTCAACGTAAAATACTGCCTGCcgaaagaaaaatttccgggcATAGTGTACActataccgtgcagagactgtaacCATGTGTATATGGGGGAAAGTGGAAACTTTGTtaaaaggttgaaacaacaccagcatgatgttgcaaacaagaaagcgtcgtcaaatgcactcgccgAACATTCTGAAAGCCAGCAGCATGATGTAGATTGAAGCAATGCACGCAttttaaaaacagaaaagaacCTCTAGAGCCGTCTATGCCTAGACTCCTTAATCATTCAGACAACcgaacacactcttaatcgcactgacggggcactttCTAGTGTATACGCctgctgcctagggcacattttcaagcttaaatagccagccttacacatctgcacctgtttgtgaacaaggctcccgtgtgggagctgaaacatcatttaggagttcattttattttgcccggtgttctgccttctccacgtacagccccgaccagacaggtttccgtccaacccttGACTTCATACAGCAAGCATATACTTTCTAGAGAGCCCAACAGGGGACCTAAACTCAAAAGCCTGCATGTGTTAGTTCAAGCTCTAAGTCATCCTGTTAGTattgcagccacggcaaaaaaatgtgaagttgcttccgtgcatgttgcacaaagcattatctaacattgtctctaatcctaagtttcagtgtacttcaaaaatgcagaaagatgacactgagaaactgccagaaagcacatgttaggtccaacaggtttgcagcataagaatccagttatctaaaagcttcctgctatattttattccattgcaaggaaagtaacttcaaacactctgtgaactgcagctactagcctgctaaatatacctattaactgaaacaggtgctatcagactccacagccttggcaaaagaaTAGGAAACTGGAAAGGGGTAggtaatgcaggcagcactgcagcaaaaacgcttttataaccaaagagtagacatgaaggttcatcgtgagaggcactgaatggaactgtaaagtgagagtgcgatttatttgtgtcctaagtctgtgtacacagtgctgtatcaaaaatatcgttacaatagcatgcatatattcttaaagactgaatagaaaatttctgttgacagtgtcagcatggagcctcttgttttgttttgagtttcagattgctaactGTTTTAGGGCAAGGATAATATTGGTGAATGGAAGATGCTCTTAAAATGCTCATTCACAATGTAGTCCAAAGTGGTTAAGGGAAACACTAGAGGCGAAGTGCATTTAAATTGGGCAGCAATTACTCGTGAGTTTCAACTTGATCGCAGTTATTGggttgcagagcaaagctagacagctttctcagaagctttgcagctggaggaaaattcgtcttagtcttgggataaaaccagggaccactgcttgcttgggcagtcactctacatttaagctaaccaggatgcctagcagatgtcatggtgaggtcgaATTTGtcaacaacctgaagcaagaatGGTGTTAGTCTCTCTCTGAGTTGTTGATCAATTAGTtctctttacctaaatggtttgaagcttctgacaccatgagacactaactacgcaggaaatagttcgggatagcccttcgccttttgcttctgacagcctatgcaaaagttctggaggcagcatggtcacattgcattaagtgtatgtctcttcagtcttctttacgtgcttgaaattaatccggagccctccactaaggcgacccttgtagccggcgggttgtttttggatgttaaaccctacaattaACAAATTTTACACGTGCGGTATGCAGGTGCcgtagatggggcagagagaaagtcaagaagagaggcaatccagtgatttttacgctgctcagaagtcaaGTCGCATGTGTTGAGCGAAGGCAcagcggattcgagggcagagaggctggcaagctcggccagtagtggggagcgggacaaggcatcagcatcatggtgcttgcaGCCCGAGCGATATACGgcacgtatgttatattcttgtatATGGAGAGCCCGTCGAGCCATGGCAGGCaaccggagggatcttttagcgaagaaagccaacatagggcatggtggttggtgaccacgtcaaaaggatggccattatgataaagtcgaaacttgccaagggcccagacaatggcccatctaggccaccttagccaagcactctttagtatacttcatacaCTGTCTGGCGACTTACTAGCGaagtggagctgcaataaacgtttttccaagaactctcgtcccgcaaacttttgggcccgatagtacatatgtgaatagtggcgtgtcgcgtccacgaaatatgcggtgcggcactgctgtattcttgtaaacgcggcttatctcagcctgcaatctttGCCTGTccaattgtgaaacgagatatgacgcatcgagaaaaggggttgagactgcacaattataatagcttcgccatatcttccatgtaccGCCATGAATGCTagcacctccgttcagccgctgctgtggttattgtgctcggctcctgacccgaaagacgcgggttcgatcccgcggcggctgtcgcatttcgatggaggcgttaatgctagaggcccgtgtactgtctgatggcagtacacgctatggaaccgaaaccaatcttgtttcggttgcgagagagcatttgattcaagaaagagtatctagacctacggtgtacatatgtagcttgtaaatttctgTTTGAAATACTTCTGCCTGGCAGATCTGCCGCTGCCGTGATGCAGGCGCTGTCGTGACTcggacaggaaaaaaaatgatgccggttttaggaataacattttcacgcATCAAAATTGAGAcaagttggtgcagctgtaggtcaacgcgcttcgatgacaaaaaaaaaatggtgaagttgCATTCCGAGTGCATTCTTTgcagagtttcggttttgattttacggtttgcagttttgtctaaaatctgtactttcgttatttttgctgtcagctttcattgtttttatggtgctattgtggtgtcatttcttaataattctgagccatgtttccagcgcatttcgtatcagttgcagaaaaagttcatttcgtaggtagcgttgtagcgccatctgcctgggacggcctgcccatcgacatcagcatcatccttcgtgccgcgggtcgtttgtatctgtggctggattggtgctgttcttgcgtttgttgtaacactaagtgcatttttaagcgcaagcaaaaagttgtgctgcagtgttcaagtatgacacgttggagcaAGTTCAGGCGAGCTCTCCGTGCTGcgcggctacctacacggccttcgttagtactgtactaatttttgggaaaacagcagttgaggtaccatatggtcacttttcttttcggaggcttttactgctgcgtaatcctACCGGACAGGgtcgagttcataccgcgtaaatgtatgtaccaccagcagcaaaagttattggggtgcgtgttctcggggcagaaaagttattgtggggcttcctcgcgacctagtgctttaaaaatgctaccagcgtgtggcgaatgcaagtcccctcgttcagacacttcgagcgattggcttacgtggcgcttggctactgtgccggagttcccgggttcgaacccgactgcggcggccgcgttatcgaAGGAagccaaacgcaaaggcgcccgtgtgctgtgcgatgtgagtacacgttaaacatcccttggtggtcgaaattattccggagccgtacactacggcacatctttcttcctttcttctctcagtccctcctttaccccttcccttacggcacggttcagttgtccgacaagatgcgagacagatactgccccatttcttttccccaaaaaccaatcttcttcttcttccccgtacactcccacctcgtaaattttgcctgccgatagtacctccgtgtgacgcgattcgaaattgatcacttcaggcctgacctgttcaattaagcgagttcacacagttaattttctttgaaatactgagcgcagtgtgcgagctcagccactgtgacCCTGTATAGTAAACGGGTACCGCACAAGGGAGGGGGagaatggtagggttttaacgtagttaaaccgagtatatgtgtgaaagcacgtgtttagcctggttgtctcatggttttgctttgctaggtcgtcggcagtTCTGGCTACGAGACTAGTTCTAGAGTAGTTgttgatggaagacgacgacatgcaatgcacagcgcgagcgtgtgttgcagtttaacgcgaaccggggtcgtctgcggcagcagcatggtgctctcgtgcacaggccagcgaaattgatctgctcgcgcctccgcgggttcgaatcccagtcccggcaatatttattttattatgtttgccaaggtcatcctcaaggtcaagcttcacactaacTCTGTAAGCCAGTTAGACCTCAtgaagtagtactttcacactaaaatattagccctcctgagccgaaatgacagtgacaacgtttacaattgctgtacagttgatgccttcataaccgtataaagacactccataagcacatttctgaccagtccagctcgattcagcacctcaaatgagtgtgaacgcggctaccagtttagtttgacataactagtgttaacagaggtcatcaacatgcttcagcaaagcatctgtatttgatagcctcttctctctcttttttttcttactgtaaGTGTTGTTCACcaccactgcctgctcataatgacaacaggttaacatgtcttgtatttggcaacagcatggcaagacagcataatacatttgtagcgaagtctgccaaacaagttgtggtactatgtattgctgaacttggcatcaccgtatgctgattttgtgaaataacattgagtggcAGTTAAGTCTTGGTGCGTTTTTCTCAGATCTATCTGCTGTAGGTCAAAGTTTGGGCACATGAGTgcaaaacagatttgttgaaaatacttttcatgaaaacagttacttatggtactgagtactatgtaacaagaaagtatctgctgagactatgttcaacttttaaaaaatgtctgaacagtgaaaagtaaatcaTTCATAGTGTCGTGGcacaggggttcactcgaacccgggctccgttgggtaacgggtccgagccttcgggttgaagaaatatggaacttcaagcttgggaaaacgaaaaacaaacgggtttactggcacttttcaagaaacttgattacataatttagaaggaaacaaagagcaaacagtcaagaattaaaagttcatagcgtcgagcaactgggtgagccttgtcgtcagggcccagagcgatcgttcgtactcaggacactcgttaaatacactgaggctccgccgctttcaccacacgattcacagatcggaagagtcgccgcacatagcacgctgagccctgtAGGAATGGGCaaggaggatacggaggtccgttgctacttcgtcctcgggaatgcgcttctgcccacttcctttcgtcatcttgtccatcGTTGGTCGCGTCTCACGGTCCGACATAGGGGAGCATGCGTGGGAGATTCCACgggtagtttccccgagacatcttttttttctttttcgtaaggtcaacgaggggtcaaacaacgtgcccccagcagggttgtaaaattgagaataagaaaaggagcattacaaaaaaacctgtgtttgcttataagaacagataacagtgtccccaaaaatatctgggaggaatgtatgcaaaaggacgtagcaaacatgtttgaagttatctgccagcatctcgcctcccccccccctttccagaaaaaaaaaaacttgaagcatgTTATGAGTAATACAAGAATGGGTACAAGTGTTTAAGTTCATTCTAAATATAgattttttaaagtatttgcaagataccaagttatcatgagaagtactgattatagaatattcaatctgcggtagaagcaccaaaagatattgacagaagaactagggggctgtgctgatcctgtgccattgtcttgtggtgctgctgttgccatggtaTACCAACAACTCACCAGTGTACGGTTCTCCTCTGTTGTATGTTAACTATGTGCTTGTTTGACACAGAGtattccatggccacttttgttaaatcctatcatccagaaatCTTTAGTCACAGTCTTGAtcttgtgctgcactgctatcttctgttttgtcagcctcaaaggtttgcagaatgtggctgtgtaggaaaaacttcattggtgtgctggtgccttgtgtaccaattgcctggcattatgccagtgaatggagcgtgcatgttccctcatgattgccttggaaatgttgctatgggttatggcgcatgtatatgggtttttctgcgcacccaaatttcgttgacttttgtcaggatcatacatgtcagaagggctggtagttattatatcagagcagtgtgaatgtgaaaaaacatactgcagtgggtaaatgaaaactaaaaagactggtacgatgtaaagctgctcaaaccgctcaccagttcttgaaaaagtgaacatatcaccTCTAAATTAAAGtttctgtttgggcgagttggtaatgatccatttgcttcagtggttgtgttgcatgtcttcctttcatgtgtcctGTCTTCCCGCACTCTTTAACAATGACATCACTACTACGCTTCACAGttttttacctaatgtgtttgtcttgggtggcttCCAAAAATTGCTCAAGCTTGcagatctgcaatgtcaacaggccggcatatcaaggtccACAGAATGTTAAATTATAGAATAACTTGGACGGTGAGCTGCGTGCATTGCTAAATaatcaatttcaaaaagaactgcctaactatgttattgacattgttgtaatcaaaagctgtgtagcccacccctgttaCGCCTCTAAAAGAAGAGACAGCAgtgtgtgtaaataaataaaaaaatactcgaatgcttccttcccaaaaaattgatgccatgcaatgacaccattttttagacatcaactgataatccttatcgcatgctttgtagcatttccagcctttgtagcgtttccagcagtcagcctgtctgtaaaggtgttttttgttattgtttcggcgatgtaggtgccgaatgggctcggcagcactgcaACGATGTCCACGTACGCTCACCTGCGTCGCCTTTTTGTCGTGCAGGTGCTGGCGCTCGTGCCTTTCAGTCCGCCGGCTGGTGCTTGTGCTGACGCGAGCTGGGCCATCGGCAACACCCTCCTGCCGGTACCATCGCCATATCATCCGTGGAGCAACAACGCCTGGTTGTGCATCCCGGCCGGACCCTAGTCGGCTGGATCACTAGGATCGACCCAGTGCC comes from the Amblyomma americanum isolate KBUSLIRL-KWMA chromosome 1, ASM5285725v1, whole genome shotgun sequence genome and includes:
- the LOC144112916 gene encoding uncharacterized protein LOC144112916, whose protein sequence is MLCSCCLLLETCAEDAPHLAGPSCIVVTLTWPAFVRIANLNSIERVVQFTVEKEEDGQLPFLDVLVKRSQSMLSFKVYRESTHTGCYLHFHSLHPASHKRSVVASLFHRAYRICTEPEDVKADHRSVRKDFSECGYPLPFVNAVERKLLQPPRSDSSPAAKKCAPVPYMPGINEALARILRSYDSEVSHVPAKKLRQALVNVKYCLPKEKFPGIVYTIPCRDCNHVYMGESGNFVKRLKQHQHDVANKKASSNALAEHSESQQHDVD